TTTAATTGACCTGCTTTTTCAATAAGTCTTTTTCTAAACTCTCTATTAATTGGGAAATTTTTTCCAGGTTTTACCTTTCCCCAGACTCTTATAATTACAGATGATTCTCCAAATTCTGTAATCCCTAACACTCTAATAGGTGTAATTATGTAATTTTTATAATTTTCATCCTCTGAGATTTCTTTACCAATTTCATTTAGGAGGTCAAAAGCTTTCTTAAGATCTTCATTATAAGGTACTCCAACATCAAGAATTACACGGGACCACTGTCTGCTACGATTGCTAACTGTTTTAACTTCACTATTTGGGATAAAGTGAAGGTGTCCTTCTATGTCTCTAATTGATGTAACTCTAAGGGTTATATCTTCAATTGTTCCCGCAATATCACCAATTTTTACAGAATCACCAATAACATATTGATTTTCTAACAATATAAAAATTCCATTAATAACATCCTTAATTAAACTTTGAGCTCCAAAACCAAGAAT
The window above is part of the Actinomycetota bacterium genome. Proteins encoded here:
- a CDS encoding mechanosensitive ion channel family protein, encoding MNDILQRLSPISSEKAIKILIIIIGAILFTLLVRLIINQFTRSRFYKDLFIKTAPKRRLKTFIMITKNSLTALVVLASIFLIFDILLEPKELTTILASAGIIGVILGFGAQSLIKDVINGIFILLENQYVIGDSVKIGDIAGTIEDITLRVTSIRDIEGHLHFIPNSEVKTVSNRSRQWSRVILDVGVPYNEDLKKAFDLLNEIGKEISEDENYKNYIITPIRVLGITEFGESSVIIRVWGKVKPGKNFPINREFRKRLIEKAGQLNLKIPYPKQAIILKQE